From Candidatus Paceibacterota bacterium, the proteins below share one genomic window:
- a CDS encoding DegT/DnrJ/EryC1/StrS family aminotransferase, whose translation MQFLDLKKQYKSIKKEIDQAIKNVLENSVFIGGPEVEKFENDVAKFCGVNYAVGVNSGTDALYLSLKALGITKGDEVITTPFTFIATADVIANCGAKPVFVDINPETYNIDVSKIEENITKKTKAILPVHLFGQMADMGQIIQIARKYRLKVVEDVAQAISAKIKIKNKWKRAGSIGDFGCFSFFPSKNLGAYGDGGMVVTNSKKLADRIKLLRSHGSSPREKYKNLILGTNSRLDATQAAILNVKLKYLDSWSKARAEKASYYSKNINKITSEIITPEILQDRNHVFHQYTLRIGQGKRNKIVDYLNSKGIPTMIYYPLPLHMQPALSYLKYKKNSFPETERASNEVFSLPIYPEIPKSDQDFIIKSIEKFFNK comes from the coding sequence ATGCAATTTTTAGATTTGAAAAAACAATACAAATCAATCAAGAAAGAAATCGATCAAGCAATTAAAAATGTTTTAGAAAATAGTGTTTTTATTGGAGGTCCCGAAGTAGAAAAATTTGAAAATGACGTTGCAAAATTTTGCGGTGTAAATTATGCCGTTGGAGTAAATTCAGGAACAGACGCACTTTATCTTTCTTTAAAAGCGCTTGGAATTACAAAGGGGGATGAGGTAATTACAACTCCTTTTACTTTTATTGCAACCGCTGACGTTATTGCAAATTGCGGGGCAAAACCAGTCTTTGTTGATATAAATCCCGAAACTTATAACATAGATGTTTCAAAGATAGAAGAGAATATTACAAAAAAAACAAAAGCAATTCTTCCAGTTCATTTGTTTGGACAAATGGCTGATATGGGACAAATTATACAAATTGCAAGAAAATATAGGTTAAAGGTGGTTGAAGACGTCGCTCAGGCGATAAGTGCGAAGATTAAAATAAAAAACAAATGGAAAAGAGCGGGTTCTATTGGAGATTTTGGATGTTTTTCTTTCTTTCCATCAAAGAATCTTGGAGCATATGGTGACGGAGGTATGGTAGTAACAAATAGTAAAAAATTAGCAGACAGAATTAAGCTTTTAAGAAGTCATGGATCTTCTCCAAGGGAAAAATATAAAAATTTGATATTGGGGACAAATTCAAGGTTAGACGCAACACAAGCAGCTATTTTAAATGTTAAATTAAAATATCTTGATAGTTGGAGCAAGGCGAGGGCCGAAAAAGCAAGTTATTACAGCAAAAACATAAATAAGATTACAAGTGAAATTATAACACCAGAAATTCTTCAAGACAGAAATCATGTTTTTCATCAATACACCTTAAGAATTGGTCAAGGAAAGAGGAATAAGATTGTTGATTATTTAAATTCCAAAGGCATTCCGACTATGATTTATTATCCTTTACCTTTGCATATGCAGCCCGCACTTTCTTATTTAAAATACAAAAAAAACAGCTTTCCCGAAACTGAAAGAGCTTCAAATGAAGTTTTTAGTCTGCCTATTTATCCTGAAATTCCAAAAAGCGATCAAGATTTTATCATAAAAAGCATAGAAAAATTTTTTAATAAATAG
- a CDS encoding Gfo/Idh/MocA family oxidoreductase, which translates to MKKNIGLIGAGYWGKNLVRVFFELGVLKVICDLDKNILAERKKEHPGLEITEKFNDILNDKDIKGVVVSAPAALHYKLTKKALLAGKDVFVEKPLSLKVKEAEELVKLAKKNKRILMVGHLLLYHPAIKKLKELIKKKELGEVHYIYSNRLNFGKLRTEENVLWSFAPHDVAVIIDLMEDILGMPKKVNVISVGKSYLQKKIPDTTLSFFQFNKGKAAHIFVSWLNPFKEQKLSIIGSKGMVVFDDQSQEKLTLFKHKIGWKKEIPEAIKDEGQVIKIGNEEPLKEEAKHFLKCIAKRKKPITDGTEGLEVLKILDACQKSIDKNGKVINVNQK; encoded by the coding sequence ATGAAAAAAAATATTGGTCTTATTGGCGCCGGTTATTGGGGAAAAAATTTAGTGAGAGTTTTTTTTGAATTAGGTGTTTTGAAAGTTATTTGCGACTTGGATAAAAATATTTTAGCGGAGAGAAAAAAAGAACATCCCGGACTTGAAATTACAGAGAAATTTAATGATATTCTAAACGATAAAGACATAAAGGGTGTTGTTGTTTCAGCTCCAGCAGCTTTACACTATAAATTAACAAAAAAAGCGCTTTTGGCTGGTAAAGATGTTTTTGTTGAAAAACCTCTTTCTTTAAAAGTAAAAGAGGCAGAAGAGCTTGTAAAATTAGCAAAAAAGAATAAAAGAATTTTAATGGTCGGACATTTACTTTTATATCATCCAGCGATTAAAAAACTAAAAGAGTTAATAAAAAAGAAAGAATTGGGCGAAGTTCATTACATATATTCAAACAGACTTAATTTTGGAAAATTACGAACAGAAGAAAATGTTCTTTGGTCATTTGCTCCTCATGATGTAGCAGTAATTATTGATTTAATGGAAGATATTTTGGGCATGCCAAAGAAGGTAAACGTAATTTCGGTTGGTAAATCGTACTTGCAAAAAAAAATTCCAGACACTACCCTATCTTTTTTTCAGTTTAATAAAGGAAAGGCTGCTCACATTTTTGTTTCTTGGTTAAACCCATTTAAAGAACAAAAATTGTCTATTATTGGTTCTAAAGGGATGGTGGTTTTTGATGATCAGTCGCAGGAAAAACTTACATTATTTAAGCACAAAATTGGATGGAAAAAAGAAATTCCAGAAGCAATAAAAGACGAGGGACAGGTAATAAAAATTGGCAATGAAGAGCCGTTGAAAGAAGAAGCAAAGCATTTTTTAAAATGCATAGCTAAAAGAAAAAAGCCAATAACTGACGGTACAGAGGGCCTTGAAGTTTTAAAAATTTTGGATGCTTGCCAGAAATCAATAGATAAAAATGGAAAAGTTATTAATGTAAATCAAAAATAA
- a CDS encoding acyltransferase produces the protein MPKVKIHETAEVNKDAKIGEGTAIWQNSQVFAGAEIGKNCTIGHNCFISGKAKLGEGVKIESNTDVWDLVTLEDYVFVGPSAVFTNDPNPRAKYPKRDYPQHGKWLATLVKEGASLGANSTIVCGVKVGKWSFVGAGSVVTKDVPNFALVVGVPARIIGWVCECGNKIEFKDEKTICKVCKREYIKKGDKVKKIK, from the coding sequence ATGCCTAAAGTTAAAATTCATGAGACCGCTGAAGTAAATAAAGATGCAAAAATTGGAGAAGGGACTGCTATTTGGCAAAATTCACAAGTTTTTGCTGGGGCTGAAATAGGGAAAAATTGCACAATTGGTCATAATTGTTTTATTTCAGGGAAGGCAAAATTAGGAGAGGGTGTCAAAATAGAATCAAATACTGATGTTTGGGATTTAGTTACTTTGGAAGATTATGTTTTTGTCGGTCCGTCGGCTGTTTTTACCAATGATCCTAATCCACGCGCAAAATATCCAAAAAGGGATTATCCTCAACACGGAAAGTGGTTGGCAACTTTAGTCAAAGAAGGGGCATCTCTCGGTGCTAATTCTACAATTGTTTGTGGTGTAAAAGTTGGGAAATGGTCTTTTGTCGGTGCTGGATCTGTTGTTACAAAAGATGTTCCAAATTTTGCTTTGGTTGTTGGAGTTCCTGCAAGAATTATCGGTTGGGTTTGTGAATGCGGGAATAAGATTGAATTTAAAGACGAAAAAACAATTTGCAAAGTTTGTAAAAGAGAATATATAAAAAAGGGCGATAAAGTTAAAAAAATAAAATAA